The following are from one region of the Carassius gibelio isolate Cgi1373 ecotype wild population from Czech Republic chromosome A13, carGib1.2-hapl.c, whole genome shotgun sequence genome:
- the LOC128026787 gene encoding cytosolic 5'-nucleotidase 1A-like isoform X2: MAPFTIAVSSCALFRQDNSPGVAFPLIKALKMVNQRLREMDPAVEEPFKIVLIATCNNMDDLKKRIDHYNLKIEIVRLEKPILKHLEEIKPVLFLSTNEQNVREAISAEYGAATMFQRDYHEYRDEVLRVAFDGDGVLFSDESEKVYAEKGLEAFFQNERDNEATPLALGPLSEFFKALEGLQKRHQKIPIRTYLVTSRGSSSPGIRALKTLQKNNLEINEAFFLSGAPKGPVLKAINPHIFFDDQMTHVEGALQNGVICAHVPYGVKNKLE, from the exons GCACTTAAGATGGTGAATCAACGTTTGAGGGAGATGGATCCAGCCGTTGAGGAGCCGTTTAAAATAGTGTTGATAGCTACGTGTAACAACATGGATGACCTCAAAAAGAGAATTGACCACTATA ATCTAAAAATTGAGATTGTGAGATTGGAAAAACCCATCCTAAAACACCTTGAGGAGATCAAGCCTGTTCTCTTCCTTTCCACAAACGAACAGAATGTGAGAGAGGCCATCAGTGCAG AATACGGAGCAGCCACTATGTTCCAGAGAGATTACCATGAGTACAGGGATGAAGTGTTACGTGTGGCCTTTGATGGTGATGGAGTCCTGTTTTCAGATGAGTCAGAGAAAGTCTACGCAGAGAAAGGTCTAGAGGCTTTCTTTCAAAATGAGCGTGATAATGAGGCCACACCTTTGGCACTG GGTCCTTTAAGTGAGTTTTTTAAAGCTTTGGAAGGTCTCCAGAAGAGACACCAAAAGATTCCAATTCGTACCTACTTGGTAACATCACGCGGCTCATCAAGTCCTGGAATCAGAGCCCTAAAGACTCTTCAGAAGAACAATCTGGAGATAAATGAGGCATTCTTTCTGAGTGGTGCCCCTAAAGGGCCTGTGCTGAAAGCAATCAATCCTCACATTTTCTTTGATGACCAGATGACACATGTTGAAGGAGCCCTTCAAAATGGGGTAATTTGTGCTCATGTACCTTATGGTGTGAAGAATAAGTTAGAATAA
- the LOC128026787 gene encoding cytosolic 5'-nucleotidase 1A-like isoform X1, with protein sequence MAPFTIAVSSCALFRQDNSPGVAFPLIKALKMVNQRLREMDPAVEEPFKIVLIATCNNMDDLKKRIDHYICADLKIEIVRLEKPILKHLEEIKPVLFLSTNEQNVREAISAEYGAATMFQRDYHEYRDEVLRVAFDGDGVLFSDESEKVYAEKGLEAFFQNERDNEATPLALGPLSEFFKALEGLQKRHQKIPIRTYLVTSRGSSSPGIRALKTLQKNNLEINEAFFLSGAPKGPVLKAINPHIFFDDQMTHVEGALQNGVICAHVPYGVKNKLE encoded by the exons GCACTTAAGATGGTGAATCAACGTTTGAGGGAGATGGATCCAGCCGTTGAGGAGCCGTTTAAAATAGTGTTGATAGCTACGTGTAACAACATGGATGACCTCAAAAAGAGAATTGACCACTATA TCTGTGCAGATCTAAAAATTGAGATTGTGAGATTGGAAAAACCCATCCTAAAACACCTTGAGGAGATCAAGCCTGTTCTCTTCCTTTCCACAAACGAACAGAATGTGAGAGAGGCCATCAGTGCAG AATACGGAGCAGCCACTATGTTCCAGAGAGATTACCATGAGTACAGGGATGAAGTGTTACGTGTGGCCTTTGATGGTGATGGAGTCCTGTTTTCAGATGAGTCAGAGAAAGTCTACGCAGAGAAAGGTCTAGAGGCTTTCTTTCAAAATGAGCGTGATAATGAGGCCACACCTTTGGCACTG GGTCCTTTAAGTGAGTTTTTTAAAGCTTTGGAAGGTCTCCAGAAGAGACACCAAAAGATTCCAATTCGTACCTACTTGGTAACATCACGCGGCTCATCAAGTCCTGGAATCAGAGCCCTAAAGACTCTTCAGAAGAACAATCTGGAGATAAATGAGGCATTCTTTCTGAGTGGTGCCCCTAAAGGGCCTGTGCTGAAAGCAATCAATCCTCACATTTTCTTTGATGACCAGATGACACATGTTGAAGGAGCCCTTCAAAATGGGGTAATTTGTGCTCATGTACCTTATGGTGTGAAGAATAAGTTAGAATAA